The window tttcctgtttttcactCCAGGAAACTGGGACCAGCAGGTCGGTCGCACTCCCACTCGCGTCGTGCACTTTATCTGCTTGATtgatgtttcctctctttcaccaggaaaactttaaaaacagagaCTCGCTGTTTTTACTTCAGTCAAACCAACATCATGGCGTCGGGCGGAGAActgtttgttgctgctgctgtttttgttgcttCCCTCATTTCACACAGTGAGTTTGAGATATTATTTCCTTATCTAATATTTCATCTATTGATTTGTGGGTAATTTACGTgttgaaatctttattttttacttttgtatcACGAATGTGTTTTGCTGCAAATCTTTACTGGTACATTTGTGAAAACCCCTCTGCTTGTttcttattcattatttttgctCATTAAGAATTAGGTTCACTGACTTTATAGTTACCTCAGAGTCTGTAGCTTCTTCTTAATCAAAtctcaaaacatatttttattataccAAATCCCCTGATTTTACTTaatcatagtttttattatttcaatgaGTGCCTCTTTGCTTTAATTTCTGTCACACATGTACAAGTTGTAGTATTTCTATCCTTTCTTTCTATTAtgacaatgttttcatttgttttatagTATAAgtattattatgatatataatattattattgatatattaAACCTGCTGCCATGGAGGTCGTTGCTAGTTGttgtctgttggttttgtttgtaggtttttatttgtttgcaggattttgTGAACACTTGGTGAAGTGATGATTAAAGAGCAGATACATGAATAttatatgacatttttttactATGATTTATTACAAAGAAGGGTTTAGGTTTTCAGACAACTTCCTcttatctttatattttatatttctgctataaaaactataaaaccaTGTGTGAgatcagccttggtggaggaaccTGCTGGGAGCCATGACAACGTGACTGAACCTTTCCACATGTGACACTCGTGCGCTGCATGTTGAGCAAAGATAATTGTTCAAGTGTCTTTGACTTTAtctcctgtgtttgtgcgttttGCTCATTTCAGGCGAGGGGATCATTGGGGGCAGAGACGCATTGCCACACTCTCGGCCTTACATGGCCTCCATCCAGGTGCCAGATGGGGAGAACCTGACACATGAATGTGGGGGGTTTGTGGTGGCAGATCAGTGGGTGATGACGGCAGCTCACTGTCTCTCCACCGGGTGAGGAAACCTTCTTCCGAGCATGATGCGTGTAGTTACGTGGGAATCAGGACAAATATAATGCAGTTCTCTGGTATTCTGGGATTTTTATGTTTACTCCACAATATGTTTTGAGGATTATTTTAAAGCTGTAATATGACTGTGCTCTCTTCACAGTCCTAACGGGAGGAAGGTCGTGCTGGGTGTCCATTCTCTGAGTGAACCTGAGGAAACAAAGCAAACCTTTGACATTTTGGAGCTTTACAACCACCCAGACTACAGCCGGTCAAATTACGATAACGACATTGCTCTAATTAAGGTAAgttgtatattttgtgttggtTGTAAAGTCATCACCATGGAGAGTGAGTGGAAAAGGTCGATCTCATGCGTGGTTTCTGCAGCTGGATCGTCCGGTCAACGTGTCCGAGGCTGTTAAACCGGTGGAATTCCTGCGAGTGGGAGGAACAAATCCCGGCACCGGTGCAGAGGTGGACACAGCTGGCTGGGGTTCCCTGGACGACCTGGGCTCCAGACCCGACAAGCTCAAAGAGGTGGCGGTGGACATGTTCAGCTC of the Hippoglossus stenolepis isolate QCI-W04-F060 chromosome 10, HSTE1.2, whole genome shotgun sequence genome contains:
- the cfd gene encoding complement factor D, which produces MASGGELFVAAAVFVASLISHSEGIIGGRDALPHSRPYMASIQVPDGENLTHECGGFVVADQWVMTAAHCLSTGPNGRKVVLGVHSLSEPEETKQTFDILELYNHPDYSRSNYDNDIALIKLDRPVNVSEAVKPVEFLRVGGTNPGTGAEVDTAGWGSLDDLGSRPDKLKEVAVDMFSSTRCTRSDYYGRKFTSNMMCAHRVCPEPCHQPFRKEDSCDGDSGGPLLYNGVVVGITSNGGKKCGQIKKPGIYTIVSHYTAWIDDTMSLQPTAAGDQSS